The DNA sequence ATATAACTTTTAATGTAGGTAGAATATTGATTTCTGCCATTAATTATCGCACTGCGCGTGGATTCTATGAATCTGCTCGTCTCATTATGCGTGGATTCCTTCACTCCGCCCCCAACCTCAACAAGCGCCCTCCGTGCGCAGTGGNGTGTGCCGCCCTCTATTGCTATTGGTTTAGTGCCCTCAACCGCATAAATGGCCGTCTCCTTACTTGATGCTACTTGTGTCCCTCCATATTCGACATTAAGGCAAACCAATCCGATTGTGGATATAAGTGGGTACCCATTGGGTTGAATGCCCATTTCATTGAGGAAACTGGTTAGTATGCTTGGCGTTACTTCATCTAGTTCCGCATATGATGCCTCTATGAATAATACGCCATCATCATCCAGATCCAATAAGGGCGCCTCTATTCCAAAGCCATTCCTAAAATCATCGAATAGAGGTCTATACTTATTTTTCACCCTCTCCAGCGATGTGGAGACATAGTTCCCAATTAAGGATAACATTTTATCCATTAGTCTCTTTACCTCCTCTTCCTTTACCTCCTCTCCATTATTATCCGACAATTTGAGTCATCTAGATATAGATAAGCATTTTAAAATATGTTTCGTTCATTGCCCTGCCCTAAAATTTTTTAACGACTCAACAGGGAGTTAATTAAGTGATGATTGACATGCCGAATGATCGGTGATTCTTCCCAGGGTAGCTGAGAAAAGCGAATTATCCCAGTATGAGCGTTAGAGCCATTGCATAGAATATGGCTAGCACCCCGGATAAGTATATGCCATCAAATGTTCCCATGCCTCCTATGTCTATTATGGCTGGCGATAATTCCATTACCTCCCTAAGATGCATTATGTCGGCTCCAATCAAGCTGCTGAGCACGCCCACAATATAGGCAGCTGCTGGGGATGCATTAAGAAACGTTGGCGACATTACGTATATTATTAGCGTTGTGGCAGTGGCGGATACTAGGGGTGGTAGGAATGCTGGCGTAGTTATGCCGATGCCGGGCACCACCTTAGCAGCCCTATTAACTATGAGCGTTGTTAATAAGAGGGAAATGATTACTCCCGCTAAAACTCTATGGGATATGTTCCACATCACATACATTAATATTATTGACATTATGGTGGGTATTATAGCTCCACCCACATTTACTGATACTATGCTTCTCTGTATTTGCCACATGAAGCTGGGGAGTCTAAATTGAAAGCCCATGAAATCTATGGTCACATAGCTCGGCATTATTGCCCTATACTTGGTCTCATAGACAGCGACATGAACCACGCTCCCCAATAAACTGAGCCCTGTTATTGTTAATGCCACAAATGTGCCATAATAGGCAGGGAAACCAAGTAACTTAAAGACAAGCATCAGGTTGACAATAGACATGGGTATGACGAACACCGCAAGCACTGAGTACAGTATTAACCTAATACCTCCGAGCGGAGAGAATACAAGTATCTTGAACACAAATACCCCAGAATACTAGGAATAAATGCATTACTTCCCGGCAAACTAATTTTAGGGAAAGCAGAAGACATCGACCTAGCTTTCAGATGTCAGGAAATCATTGCGACTCATGGATTAAACAGTAGATATTTATTCTAGTCATCATTTTTATCTTGCATGCAGATCGCCGTGGTTACAGGTAGTGGAAGAGGTATTGGTAGATCAATAGCCGTGAGGCTAGCTAAGGCTGGGTTTTCCATTGTAATAAATGTAAAGCGGCATATTGAAGAAGGAGAGGAGGCTCTGCGGGAAGTGAAGAAGCATGGAGATGGCATTCTAGTTCAAGCGGATGTATCTACTGTTGATGGGGCAAGTAAATTGATCAATGAAGCCATTAATGCGTTTGGTTCAATAGATGTCCTAGTAAATAATGCGGGATTAGGTATCGCAAAACCATTTATGGAAATAGATGAATCATTATGGGACAAATTAATAAGTACCAATCTAAAATCCGTCTACCTAGTTACTAGAGCTGCTCTTCCCCACATGATTAAGAAAGGCCATGGTAAGATAATAAATATAACATCCATTGCAGGCATAACTGGCCTTGCTTACTTGGTTCCCTATAGCGCAGCCAAGGCCGGCATAATAGGCTTCACCAAGGCATTAGCAGCAGAAGTAGGTCCTCTTGGCATAACCGTTNATGCCGTGGCAGCCGGCCTGGTGAAAACCAAGATGGGGGATTCCTTGCTTCAATATATTGGTCAAAACGAGGAGACGTGGGCAAAGGTGCACACATTGACGGGCAGTATTGTGGAATCAGATGAAGTAGCAGAGCTAGTTGCAGCATTAGCATCCGATAAGATACGCAACTTGATCGGCGAAGTAATAGTAATAGATAGCGGCTCCTCAATAATTGAGTCGCGACGATTCGTGCTTGATAAATGAAAGGCGGTCTCGCTCGCTTTTGACTTGNGGCTAGGCTTGTCCCCTTTTATCCAAGAGGGCCATTAAGTTCTAAAATGATTGATGTTCAGTGCAATAGTTCCATTCTTCTATCCTCCTCCCCATCCCTTGAGGGACTAGGTTTATCGCTCTCTTTATCACATAGATATTTCCTTTAGGTCTTGAATTTAGTTAGATTATCTTAACGGGGGTTAAGGGGACGGAAGACCCGTGAGGGCGGGGCAGTTCACTCTCGGGGCTCTACCTTTATATCGATATTATACTTTCGCTTGAGGCTCTCTAATTTAGGCAATACCCTTGATATTGTTATTCCCATATANCCCTCGGGCACTTTTATAACAATCATATTA is a window from the Thermocladium sp. ECH_B genome containing:
- a CDS encoding short-chain dehydrogenase; translation: MQIAVVTGSGRGIGRSIAVRLAKAGFSIVINVKRHIEEGEEALREVKKHGDGILVQADVSTVDGASKLINEAINAFGSIDVLVNNAGLGIAKPFMEIDESLWDKLISTNLKSVYLVTRAALPHMIKKGHGKIINITSIAGITGLAYLVPYSAAKAGIIGFTKALAAEVGPLGITVXAVAAGLVKTKMGDSLLQYIGQNEETWAKVHTLTGSIVESDEVAELVAALASDKIRNLIGEVIVIDSGSSIIESRRFVLDK